AGGCCATCGCCGGCCACGACAACATCAAAGTGATTCGCTCGCAGTCCGGTGACTTTACCCGCAGTAAAGGTAAAGAGGTGATGGAGAGCTTCATCAAGGCGGAAAACAACGGCAAGAACATCTGCATGGTTTACGCGCACAACGATGATATGGCGATCGGCGCCATCCAGGCGATTAAGGAAGCTGGCCTCAAGCCAGGCAAAGATATCCTCACCGGTTCGATTGACGGTGTACCGGATATCTACAAAGCGATGCTGGCCGGTGAAGCCAATGCCAACGTGGAGCTAACGCCAAACATGGCCGGTCCAGCCTTCGACGCGTTGGAGAAATTCAAAAAAGACGGCACGCTGCCGCCAAAAATCATCAAAACAGAATCGAAACTGTATCTGCCAGATTCCGCGCAGGCGCAGCTCGATACCAAAAAAGGCATGGGTTACTGATCCCCGCGACCGCCCTTCGGGGCGGTTTTTGATGACGTAAGGCGAGGTAGAACCTGATGAGCACCTCCGATGAAGCCGCACTGCTGACTATTAGCGGCGTCAGCAAAGGTTTTCCTGGCGTAAAGGCGCTGGATAATGTCTCGTTCAGCATCCGCAAGGGCGAGATTATGGCGCTGCTGGGCGAAAATGGCGCGGGTAAATCCACGCTGATCAAAGTGCTGACCGGCGTTTACACCCGGGATGCCGGCACAGTTACGCTGAATGGCAAGGCGATTACGCCACACAATACCGCTGATGCGCAGGAGATGGGCATTGGCACGGTTTATCAGGAAGTGAATCTGCTGCCGAACATGTCGGTGGCGGATAATTTGTACATTGGTCGCGAACCGCGGCGCTTCGGCATGATTGATCGTAAACGCATGGTGCGTGATGCCGACCTCTTGATGCGTAATTACGGCTTTGTGCTGGATGTGACGCGCCCGCTTGGTCACTTCTCGGTGGCCATGCAGCAGATTATTGCGATTTGCCGCGCGGTGGATCTTTCGGCGCAGGTGCTGATTCTGGATGAACCGACTGCCAGCCTCGATGCCAACGAAGTCGAGATGCTGTTTACCCTGATGGCGCAGTTAAAAGCCAAAGGGATGAGCCTGATTTTTGTCACCCATTTTCTCGACCAGGTTTATCGCATTACCGATCGTATAACCGTGTTGCGCAACGGCCAATTTATTGCCACACGCGATACCGCCACGCTGCCGCAGATTGAACTGATCAAACTGATGCTGGGGCGTGAGCTGCTGGAAACCGCCTTACAGCGGCAGGGCAGCACGCTACGCAGCAATCAGCCGGTGGTGTCGTTTGAGGATTACGGTAAAAAGGGCACCATTGAGCCGTTCAACCTGCAGGTGCGACCGGGCGAAGTGGTGGGTCTGGCGGGCTTGCTGGGATCTGGCCGGACGGAAACCGCTGAAGTGCTGTTTGGCATTCGCCGTGCCGATCGCGGCACCGCGACCATTAAAGGCAAGGTGCAAAACATTCGCACACCGGCGAAAGCATCGCGCCTCGGCATGGGCTTCTGTCCGGAAGATCGTAAAACTGACGGCATTATCGGCGCTGCTTCGGTACGCGAAAACATCATTCTGGCGTTGCAGGCGCAGCGCGGCTGGCTGCGACCGATTAAGCGCCGTGAGCAGCAGGAGATTGCTGAACGCTTTATCAAAAGTCTCGGT
The sequence above is drawn from the Pantoea nemavictus genome and encodes:
- a CDS encoding sugar ABC transporter ATP-binding protein; its protein translation is MSTSDEAALLTISGVSKGFPGVKALDNVSFSIRKGEIMALLGENGAGKSTLIKVLTGVYTRDAGTVTLNGKAITPHNTADAQEMGIGTVYQEVNLLPNMSVADNLYIGREPRRFGMIDRKRMVRDADLLMRNYGFVLDVTRPLGHFSVAMQQIIAICRAVDLSAQVLILDEPTASLDANEVEMLFTLMAQLKAKGMSLIFVTHFLDQVYRITDRITVLRNGQFIATRDTATLPQIELIKLMLGRELLETALQRQGSTLRSNQPVVSFEDYGKKGTIEPFNLQVRPGEVVGLAGLLGSGRTETAEVLFGIRRADRGTATIKGKVQNIRTPAKASRLGMGFCPEDRKTDGIIGAASVRENIILALQAQRGWLRPIKRREQQEIAERFIKSLGIRTPHADQPVELLSGGNQQKVLLSRWLVTKPQFLILDEPTRGIDVGAHAEIIRLIETLCADGLALLVISSELEELVGYADRVLIMRDLKQVAEIPLEQLSVASIVNAIADGGAQHA